In one Zalophus californianus isolate mZalCal1 chromosome 10, mZalCal1.pri.v2, whole genome shotgun sequence genomic region, the following are encoded:
- the LYRM1 gene encoding LYR motif-containing protein 1 isoform X10 yields the protein MAGPGQAQRFSPRMTTATRQEVLGLYRRIFRLARKWQAASGQMEDTIKEKQYILNEARTLFQKNKNLTDADLIKQCIDECTARIEIGLHYQIPYPRPIHLPPMGLTPLQGRGLRSQEKLRKLSKPVYLKSHDEIS from the exons GATGACAACAGCAACACGACAAGAAGTTCTTGGCCTGTACCGCAGAATTTTCAGGCTTGCGAGGAAATGGCAGGCGGCATCAGGGCAGATGGAAGACaccattaaagaaaaacagtacATATTAAATGAAGCCAGAACACtgttccagaaaaacaaaaat CTCACAGACGCAGACCTGATTAAACAGTGTATAGATGAATGCACAGCCAGGATTGAAATTGGACTGCATTACCAGATTCCTTATCCAAGGCCA ATTCATCTGCCTCCAATGGGCCTTACCCCACTACAAGGCCGGGGACTTCGAAGCCAGGAAAAACTGAGGAAACTTTCCAAACCAGTATATCTCAAGTCTCATGATGAGATTTCTTAA
- the LYRM1 gene encoding LYR motif-containing protein 1 isoform X11 yields the protein MTTATRQEVLGLYRRIFRLARKWQAASGQMEDTIKEKQYILNEARTLFQKNKNLTDADLIKQCIDECTARIEIGLHYQIPYPRPIHLPPMGLTPLQGRGLRSQEKLRKLSKPVYLKSHDEIS from the exons ATGACAACAGCAACACGACAAGAAGTTCTTGGCCTGTACCGCAGAATTTTCAGGCTTGCGAGGAAATGGCAGGCGGCATCAGGGCAGATGGAAGACaccattaaagaaaaacagtacATATTAAATGAAGCCAGAACACtgttccagaaaaacaaaaat CTCACAGACGCAGACCTGATTAAACAGTGTATAGATGAATGCACAGCCAGGATTGAAATTGGACTGCATTACCAGATTCCTTATCCAAGGCCA ATTCATCTGCCTCCAATGGGCCTTACCCCACTACAAGGCCGGGGACTTCGAAGCCAGGAAAAACTGAGGAAACTTTCCAAACCAGTATATCTCAAGTCTCATGATGAGATTTCTTAA